Proteins encoded in a region of the Clostridium beijerinckii genome:
- a CDS encoding EutP/PduV family microcompartment system protein, protein MRKIILVGRTGCGKTTLTQALKGKEITYHKTQYVNNFDVIIDTPGEYAENKKLARALILYSYEADVVGLLMSSLEEYSLYSPNIAAGATREVVGIVTQIDNKNARADLAEAWLSLAGCKKIFHISSYTGEGIPNLLDYLKEDDDILPWEK, encoded by the coding sequence ATGAGAAAGATTATATTAGTTGGAAGGACAGGCTGTGGTAAAACTACTTTAACTCAAGCTTTAAAGGGAAAAGAGATTACATATCATAAAACCCAATATGTAAATAATTTTGATGTTATTATAGATACTCCTGGCGAATATGCTGAAAATAAAAAACTAGCACGAGCGTTAATACTATACTCCTATGAAGCCGATGTAGTTGGACTTTTAATGAGTTCACTTGAAGAATATTCTCTTTATAGTCCTAATATTGCAGCAGGAGCGACTAGAGAAGTAGTTGGAATTGTGACTCAGATAGATAATAAGAATGCAAGAGCAGATTTAGCAGAAGCATGGCTCAGTCTTGCCGGTTGTAAAAAAATATTTCATATAAGTTCATATACAGGAGAAGGAATACCCAATCTTTTGGATTATTTAAAAGAAGATGACGATATACTGCCTTGGGAAAAGTAG
- a CDS encoding L-lactate dehydrogenase, translated as MAIGRSKVVIVGTGSVGAAVAFDMVMNHACDDLILIDINKEKSWAEATDLQHSLGYSGSKMRVKNGEYEECTDADIVVIAAALPYITGQTRLDMLEKAAGIMNNIVPNIMKSGFSGIIVVITNPVDVMSYYVHKLSGLPASKVIGTGTALDSARLKYHLADVMSVDPQSVHALCMGEHGDSQIIPWSQITVGGKKFLDIINDNKMRLKGFNLNSVTEDIKKIAYRIVNAKGATTFGIAATTVQIVKAILRDENKVIPVSAMLNGEYGESDTYAGVPAVLNNQGVKELVEYHLIESEKAELKKSIGIIKDYNKRLKL; from the coding sequence ATGGCAATTGGAAGAAGTAAAGTAGTAATAGTTGGAACGGGTTCTGTTGGGGCAGCGGTAGCATTTGACATGGTAATGAATCATGCTTGTGATGATTTAATATTGATTGATATAAATAAAGAAAAATCATGGGCTGAAGCAACGGATTTACAGCATTCTCTTGGATATAGCGGAAGTAAGATGAGGGTGAAAAATGGGGAGTACGAAGAATGCACTGATGCAGATATAGTTGTGATTGCAGCTGCGTTACCTTATATTACAGGTCAAACAAGATTAGATATGTTAGAAAAAGCTGCAGGAATAATGAATAATATAGTGCCGAACATCATGAAAAGTGGATTTTCAGGCATAATAGTTGTGATAACAAATCCTGTAGATGTTATGTCATACTATGTGCATAAACTTTCAGGTTTACCAGCAAGCAAAGTTATTGGAACAGGAACAGCTCTAGATTCAGCACGTTTGAAATATCATTTAGCTGATGTTATGAGTGTTGATCCACAAAGTGTTCATGCTTTGTGCATGGGAGAACATGGAGATTCGCAGATAATTCCATGGAGTCAAATTACAGTTGGGGGTAAAAAGTTTTTAGATATAATCAATGACAATAAAATGAGATTAAAAGGCTTTAATTTAAATTCAGTAACGGAAGATATTAAGAAAATAGCATATCGTATTGTAAATGCTAAAGGTGCAACTACTTTTGGTATTGCAGCAACTACTGTTCAGATTGTAAAAGCAATATTACGTGATGAAAATAAAGTTATTCCTGTATCGGCTATGCTTAATGGAGAGTATGGTGAAAGCGACACATATGCAGGTGTTCCAGCGGTTTTAAATAATCAAGGAGTGAAGGAACTTGTTGAATATCACTTAATTGAAAGTGAAAAGGCAGAATTAAAAAAATCTATTGGAATTATTAAAGACTACAATAAAAGACTTAAATTATAA
- a CDS encoding BMC domain-containing protein has product MKLNDLQINKTDLMRIIQETVPGKQITMAHVIASPDSIIYKKLGLDPKIDYNRAAIGILTVTPSETSIIAADIAIKASAIEIGFIDRFSGTLIITGTISDVVIALDSILNYAKNTLGFNVCNLTKA; this is encoded by the coding sequence ATGAAGTTAAATGATTTGCAGATAAATAAAACTGATTTAATGAGAATAATTCAAGAAACCGTTCCAGGAAAACAAATTACAATGGCTCATGTGATTGCGAGCCCAGACTCTATTATTTATAAGAAGCTAGGATTAGACCCTAAAATTGATTATAACAGGGCAGCTATTGGTATTCTGACTGTTACCCCAAGTGAAACTTCTATAATAGCGGCAGATATAGCAATAAAAGCGTCAGCAATAGAGATTGGTTTTATTGATAGATTTAGCGGAACTTTGATTATTACAGGAACAATTTCAGATGTGGTAATTGCTTTAGATTCTATCTTAAATTATGCAAAAAATACACTAGGATTTAATGTTTGTAATTTAACAAAGGCATAG
- a CDS encoding DJ-1/PfpI family protein, protein MRKILMLAGDFTEDYEVMVPYQALEMLGFKVNVVCPEKNAGEYIKTSIHDFEGHQTYTEKLGHNFLLNMSFDYLKLEEYDGLYITGGRAPEYLRLNTRVIDIVKYFMELKKPVAAICHGIQILTAADIIKGRKLTGYPAVKPEVVMARGIFIDKNPDETVVDGNLITSPAWPGNTAILKDFLNILNVKIQL, encoded by the coding sequence ATGAGAAAAATTTTGATGTTAGCTGGCGATTTTACTGAAGATTATGAAGTCATGGTACCATATCAAGCCTTGGAAATGTTAGGTTTTAAAGTTAATGTAGTTTGTCCAGAAAAGAATGCCGGGGAATATATAAAGACTTCAATACATGATTTTGAAGGACATCAAACTTATACTGAAAAGCTTGGACATAACTTTCTATTAAATATGTCTTTTGATTATTTAAAATTAGAAGAATATGATGGATTATATATAACAGGGGGAAGAGCACCAGAATACCTTAGACTTAATACACGGGTTATTGATATTGTAAAATACTTTATGGAATTAAAAAAACCAGTAGCTGCTATATGCCATGGAATTCAAATATTAACAGCGGCTGATATAATTAAAGGAAGAAAGTTAACTGGCTATCCTGCTGTTAAGCCAGAAGTAGTTATGGCTAGAGGAATCTTTATAGATAAAAATCCAGATGAAACAGTGGTAGATGGTAACTTAATAACTTCACCAGCCTGGCCAGGAAATACGGCTATCTTGAAAGATTTTTTAAATATTCTTAATGTAAAAATTCAATTATAG
- the ytaF gene encoding sporulation membrane protein YtaF translates to MILILSALLFSLSSNLDNLVIGIAYGIKKIRIDTTANLIVALVTSTGTFLSMLLGIYVSKFLPSFLSNSLGAGIIIILGLYFVIQSIFKLINNKKIKELALKNTNDMIEYAEKSDLDKSGDIDKKEAFLVAFALTFNNFGTGVAASVTGVNIELTVILTFILSICTLKLGERAGNHILGEFLGKFAPLISGLLLISLGVIELFN, encoded by the coding sequence ATGATATTAATTTTATCTGCTTTATTATTTAGTTTATCTTCTAACTTAGATAATTTAGTTATAGGTATTGCATATGGAATAAAAAAAATAAGAATAGACACAACTGCAAATCTTATAGTAGCACTTGTAACTTCTACTGGAACATTTTTATCTATGTTACTTGGAATATATGTATCTAAATTTTTACCAAGCTTTTTATCAAATAGCTTAGGTGCTGGAATTATTATAATTCTAGGATTATACTTTGTAATTCAAAGTATTTTTAAACTTATAAATAATAAAAAAATAAAAGAGCTCGCTTTAAAGAATACTAATGATATGATCGAATATGCAGAAAAATCAGATTTAGATAAGTCAGGAGATATAGATAAAAAAGAAGCCTTTTTGGTAGCTTTTGCATTAACATTTAATAACTTTGGTACAGGAGTTGCTGCAAGCGTGACAGGCGTTAATATAGAACTTACAGTCATATTAACATTTATATTAAGTATTTGTACACTTAAACTTGGCGAAAGAGCTGGAAACCATATCTTAGGCGAATTTTTAGGTAAATTTGCTCCGTTAATTTCAGGACTCTTACTTATAAGCCTCGGAGTCATAGAATTATTTAACTAA
- a CDS encoding AAA family ATPase produces the protein MDKFVIAITRTCGSGGTTIGKMLSKDLGINMYDRELLRLASDDSGINEALFANADEGVKNSLLYKVSKKVYNGELIPPESNDFTSNDNLFNYQAKVLRELADKESYVVIGRCADYILKDKPNIFKIFIHASEDYCIKHEMDILGASEKEAIKEIKKLNKYRSDYYYYHTGNKWEDVKNYDLSLDTSKLGFEKCVKYIKKYVKLRMEL, from the coding sequence ATGGATAAGTTTGTAATTGCAATAACAAGAACTTGTGGAAGCGGTGGGACAACAATAGGAAAAATGTTATCTAAAGATTTGGGTATAAATATGTATGATCGTGAATTATTACGTTTGGCTTCAGATGACAGTGGTATAAATGAAGCTCTATTTGCTAATGCAGACGAAGGTGTAAAAAATAGTTTGCTATATAAGGTTTCAAAGAAAGTATATAACGGTGAATTAATCCCACCTGAAAGTAATGATTTTACTTCAAATGACAATTTGTTCAATTATCAGGCTAAGGTGTTACGTGAATTAGCCGATAAAGAATCTTATGTTGTGATAGGGCGTTGTGCTGATTATATCTTAAAGGATAAACCAAATATATTTAAAATTTTTATTCATGCATCAGAGGATTACTGTATTAAGCATGAAATGGATATCCTTGGCGCTTCTGAAAAAGAAGCAATTAAGGAAATTAAGAAATTAAATAAATATAGAAGTGACTACTACTATTACCATACTGGCAATAAGTGGGAGGACGTAAAAAACTATGATCTGTCTCTAGATACCAGTAAGCTCGGCTTCGAGAAATGCGTAAAATATATTAAGAAGTATGTAAAGTTACGTATGGAATTATAA
- a CDS encoding GlcG/HbpS family heme-binding protein: protein MINEDLIKKLSSDLISSIKTPKLTLKMAKEILEKAERKAESINVPVVIALVDDGGNLIAQHRMDNSILISIKVSFNKAYTALALKMSTERLNDLVLPGKPLYGLENTGHGELCILGGGIPIVSNGNIIGAIGVSGGSIDEDIQIAQAALK, encoded by the coding sequence ATGATAAATGAAGATTTAATAAAAAAGTTATCGAGTGATCTAATTAGTTCTATAAAGACGCCTAAGCTAACACTAAAAATGGCAAAAGAAATTCTTGAAAAAGCAGAAAGAAAAGCTGAGTCAATAAATGTTCCAGTAGTTATAGCATTAGTTGATGATGGTGGAAATCTTATCGCCCAGCATAGAATGGATAATTCAATCTTAATAAGTATTAAAGTTTCATTTAATAAAGCATATACTGCACTTGCTTTAAAAATGTCTACTGAAAGACTTAATGATCTAGTACTTCCTGGCAAACCTCTTTATGGCCTAGAAAATACTGGACATGGCGAACTTTGTATTCTAGGTGGAGGAATACCAATAGTTAGTAACGGAAATATCATTGGTGCTATTGGTGTTAGTGGCGGAAGCATTGATGAAGATATTCAGATAGCTCAAGCAGCACTTAAATAA
- a CDS encoding AIM24 family protein: MVKCKNLFENKNIEVVESRGGVKVLEYKKDLSVSTATAMSAYFASEMNVRKRQVLIELNGNAYTISSGVMQWTAGSVSMAADIKGIGDFFGKAISSKVTKESAIKPKYQGNGLLMLEPTYRHILLEEVSEWGGIVLDDGLFLACESKVQQKIVARTNISSAMLGNEGLFNLCLKGEGIAVLESPVPRSELIEFILDNDEVRIDGNFAIAWSNSLEFRVEKSSKSLIGSAVSGEGLVNVYRGTGKILMAPIS, from the coding sequence ATGGTAAAGTGTAAGAATCTTTTTGAAAATAAAAATATTGAAGTTGTAGAATCAAGAGGAGGCGTTAAGGTTCTTGAATACAAAAAGGATTTGAGTGTAAGTACTGCAACTGCAATGTCTGCGTATTTTGCTTCAGAGATGAATGTTAGAAAAAGACAGGTTTTAATCGAGTTGAATGGTAATGCTTACACAATAAGTTCCGGGGTAATGCAGTGGACAGCAGGATCTGTGAGTATGGCTGCTGATATTAAGGGAATTGGTGATTTTTTTGGAAAAGCTATATCATCAAAGGTAACAAAAGAGTCTGCTATTAAACCAAAATATCAGGGAAATGGCTTATTAATGTTAGAACCAACATATAGGCATATTTTGCTTGAGGAAGTTTCGGAATGGGGAGGGATAGTTTTAGATGATGGACTTTTCTTAGCGTGTGAATCTAAGGTTCAGCAAAAGATAGTTGCGAGGACAAACATTTCTTCGGCAATGCTTGGGAATGAAGGCCTATTTAATTTGTGTCTAAAAGGTGAAGGGATAGCCGTGTTAGAAAGTCCTGTTCCAAGAAGCGAATTGATAGAATTTATATTAGATAATGATGAGGTACGGATTGATGGAAATTTTGCAATTGCTTGGTCTAATTCTTTAGAGTTTAGAGTTGAAAAGTCTAGTAAAAGTTTAATTGGATCAGCAGTCTCAGGAGAGGGATTAGTTAACGTATATAGGGGAACAGGAAAAATACTTATGGCTCCAATATCATAG
- a CDS encoding NCS2 family permease — MLEKIFHLSKNKTTVKTEMLAGLTTFLTMAYILVVNPSILSQSGMDVSAVFTATALASFIGTVIMALIANYPFGMAPGMGLNALFTFTICLGMKFSWQTALAASLIEGFIFMALNIFKIRQVIIDSVPPTLKYAISIGIGFFITFIGLQDAKMIVANQATLVGIGNLKDPTVLLAGLGVIIISILYYKNVKGSFIIGMFSVYVLGMIFGVAKVPTGIISMPPSVAPIFMQFDFKSAMVIGIIPAILSMLFIDVFDSIGTLIGLASKAGYLDEKGNVKNADKVLTADAIGSVVGACLGTSTPVAFVESAAGIAEGGRTGLAGLTIAGLFFLSLFFSPILTAIPGFATAPVLIVLGAVMMEPISKVNFSDFTEGMPVFLTLILTLLTYSITDGLAFGFVSYVLIKLFTGKSKDIPVPMYFIALAFVGLFALM, encoded by the coding sequence ATGTTAGAAAAAATATTTCACTTATCAAAAAATAAAACAACTGTTAAGACAGAAATGTTAGCGGGGTTAACAACCTTTTTAACTATGGCGTATATCTTAGTAGTAAATCCTAGTATCTTAAGTCAATCAGGTATGGATGTATCAGCTGTATTTACTGCAACTGCATTGGCTTCTTTTATTGGTACTGTAATTATGGCACTTATTGCTAATTATCCATTTGGTATGGCACCAGGTATGGGGTTAAATGCTCTTTTCACATTCACAATTTGTTTGGGAATGAAGTTCTCTTGGCAAACAGCTTTGGCAGCTTCATTAATCGAAGGATTTATATTTATGGCGCTTAACATATTTAAAATTAGACAAGTAATTATTGATAGTGTTCCGCCAACATTAAAATATGCAATTAGTATTGGGATTGGTTTCTTTATAACATTTATAGGTCTTCAAGATGCTAAGATGATTGTTGCTAATCAAGCTACATTAGTTGGAATAGGAAATTTAAAAGATCCAACAGTACTTTTAGCTGGTCTAGGTGTTATTATAATATCAATATTATATTATAAAAATGTAAAAGGTTCATTCATTATTGGAATGTTTTCTGTATATGTATTAGGAATGATTTTTGGAGTTGCTAAGGTACCTACAGGAATAATATCTATGCCACCATCAGTTGCTCCAATATTTATGCAATTTGATTTTAAGAGTGCAATGGTAATTGGTATAATACCAGCAATTCTTTCTATGTTATTTATAGATGTTTTCGATAGTATAGGAACTCTAATTGGTTTAGCTTCAAAAGCTGGATACTTAGACGAAAAAGGTAATGTTAAAAATGCAGATAAAGTTTTAACAGCTGATGCTATTGGATCTGTAGTAGGTGCATGTTTAGGAACATCTACACCTGTAGCATTTGTTGAGTCAGCAGCTGGTATTGCTGAAGGCGGAAGAACAGGACTTGCTGGTCTTACAATAGCTGGATTATTCTTCTTGTCATTGTTCTTTTCACCAATTTTAACTGCTATACCAGGTTTTGCTACAGCGCCTGTTCTAATAGTTTTAGGTGCAGTAATGATGGAACCAATATCAAAGGTTAATTTCTCAGATTTCACTGAAGGAATGCCTGTATTCTTAACATTGATATTAACTCTTTTAACATATTCAATTACAGATGGGTTAGCATTTGGATTTGTTTCTTATGTGTTAATAAAATTATTTACAGGTAAATCAAAAGATATTCCTGTACCAATGTATTTTATTGCCTTAGCATTTGTAGGATTATTCGCGCTTATGTAA
- the mntR gene encoding transcriptional regulator MntR: MAKNDFYTFNEYMKKEDSKLTASMEDYLEMIYRLSLNKGYLRINELSNALNVQPPSATRMVQKLSEERLVKYEKYGIIILEESGKKLGAALLNRHHIIENFLRILDIPDKEILDETEKIEHTVSKETSKCFQDFVQFIESNPSIAKAFKEYRESIK; the protein is encoded by the coding sequence ATGGCTAAAAATGATTTCTATACTTTTAACGAATATATGAAGAAAGAAGACAGCAAGCTAACTGCGTCCATGGAAGATTACCTTGAGATGATATATAGATTGTCATTGAATAAAGGGTATTTAAGAATTAATGAACTTTCAAATGCACTTAATGTTCAACCTCCTTCTGCCACAAGGATGGTGCAGAAATTATCTGAGGAAAGACTTGTAAAGTATGAAAAATATGGAATTATAATACTTGAAGAAAGTGGTAAAAAACTCGGCGCCGCACTTCTTAACAGGCATCATATTATTGAGAATTTTCTAAGGATACTCGATATTCCTGATAAAGAAATATTAGATGAAACAGAAAAGATAGAACATACTGTAAGTAAAGAAACATCAAAATGCTTTCAGGATTTTGTACAATTTATAGAAAGTAACCCTAGTATAGCTAAGGCTTTTAAGGAGTATAGAGAGTCTATAAAATAG
- a CDS encoding Nramp family divalent metal transporter — MENERGLRSTDVSVTGFVPFKKDRSARIGKFSQLLKYLGPAFIVSVAYIDPGNFATNISGGSEFGYALIWVILFSNLMAIFLQIMSAKLGIATGHNLPEMCAKVFSKKTNWVFWIVAEIGAMATDLAEFLGGTLGLYLLFHIPMIYAGFITGIITFFICYMEKYGQKTIEIIISVLVAIICIAYTIELFLAKPDWFQVGIHTIIPSLPNSQALLIAVGMLGATVMPHVIYLHSHLVQHRGTDTSIEGKLRHLKMEKIDVTIAMNIAFIVNAAMVIVSAAVFNKNGLIVDTMEQAHASLQPLLGSLSSGAFGIALLASGLSSSAVGTMAGQTIMKGFVNLSIPINIRRLITMMPALAIIALGINPMNALVLSQVALSFILPFPIIQMLTIARRKDLMGIMANRNWVRILGIIIAAIIISLNMVLLYLTFTGQA, encoded by the coding sequence TTGGAGAACGAAAGAGGTTTAAGAAGCACTGATGTATCTGTTACTGGATTTGTTCCATTTAAAAAAGACAGGAGTGCTCGTATTGGTAAGTTTAGTCAATTATTAAAATATTTAGGTCCAGCTTTTATTGTAAGTGTAGCATATATAGATCCTGGCAACTTTGCAACTAATATTAGTGGAGGATCGGAATTTGGTTATGCGTTAATTTGGGTAATTTTATTTAGTAACTTAATGGCTATCTTTTTACAGATAATGTCTGCAAAATTAGGAATAGCTACAGGCCACAACCTTCCAGAAATGTGTGCTAAAGTATTTTCTAAAAAAACCAATTGGGTATTTTGGATTGTTGCAGAAATAGGTGCAATGGCAACTGACTTAGCAGAATTTCTAGGTGGAACTTTGGGATTATATTTATTGTTCCATATACCAATGATATATGCTGGATTTATTACAGGAATAATAACATTCTTCATTTGTTATATGGAAAAGTATGGTCAAAAAACTATAGAAATAATAATATCAGTTCTTGTTGCAATAATCTGTATTGCATATACAATAGAATTATTTCTTGCCAAACCTGATTGGTTTCAAGTAGGCATTCATACAATAATTCCATCACTGCCAAATAGTCAGGCATTATTAATCGCAGTAGGAATGCTTGGTGCAACAGTTATGCCTCACGTAATATACCTTCATTCACATTTGGTTCAGCATAGAGGAACTGATACATCCATTGAAGGAAAACTAAGACATTTAAAAATGGAAAAAATTGATGTAACAATAGCTATGAATATTGCCTTTATAGTGAATGCTGCAATGGTTATTGTATCTGCTGCTGTATTCAATAAAAATGGATTAATTGTTGATACAATGGAGCAAGCCCATGCATCATTACAACCTTTACTAGGTTCATTATCTAGCGGAGCTTTTGGGATAGCGTTACTTGCCTCAGGTTTGTCATCATCTGCTGTGGGTACTATGGCAGGTCAAACAATTATGAAGGGTTTTGTTAATTTAAGTATACCAATTAATATTAGAAGACTTATAACTATGATGCCCGCATTGGCTATAATTGCACTTGGAATAAATCCAATGAATGCCCTTGTTTTAAGCCAAGTGGCACTTAGCTTCATATTGCCATTTCCGATAATACAAATGCTAACTATAGCTAGGCGTAAGGATTTAATGGGTATTATGGCAAATCGCAATTGGGTAAGAATTTTAGGTATTATCATCGCGGCTATAATCATATCACTAAATATGGTTCTCTTATATTTAACATTTACTGGCCAAGCTTAA